A window of Spirochaetota bacterium contains these coding sequences:
- a CDS encoding PilZ domain-containing protein: MHEGHADATELPCGRANIGPAIWLTLTHFSSKIKNKEGHTLKGRARVRRRGGKIENRGSQMTIVAEKRKHPRFEINQMVELTYARENFVGAKGINISENGLLCETNERMEPYTVVFMMITIEHKKKEYLMECEGVVIRSDKNKDHWDTGINITAVRNGDRGAFKEFVDSLK, from the coding sequence ATGCATGAGGGGCATGCGGATGCAACAGAATTACCATGCGGGAGAGCGAATATCGGCCCCGCGATTTGGTTGACATTGACCCATTTTTCCAGTAAAATTAAAAATAAAGAAGGGCATACCCTCAAGGGCAGGGCCCGCGTCCGGCGGCGCGGGGGTAAAATCGAAAATAGGGGGTCTCAGATGACGATCGTGGCGGAAAAACGAAAACACCCGCGTTTCGAGATAAACCAGATGGTGGAGCTTACCTACGCGCGTGAGAATTTCGTGGGGGCGAAAGGCATCAATATCAGCGAGAACGGCCTGCTCTGTGAAACGAACGAACGCATGGAGCCCTATACCGTTGTATTCATGATGATTACCATCGAGCATAAAAAGAAGGAATACCTCATGGAATGCGAGGGCGTGGTCATTCGCTCGGACAAAAACAAGGACCACTGGGACACCGGCATCAATATCACCGCGGTACGCAACGGCGATCGCGGTGCC